A section of the Candidatus Eremiobacteraceae bacterium genome encodes:
- a CDS encoding anti-sigma factor, with product MNGDAHVTDLAAGYALGALTAHERGLVDAHIAQCDDCRADVMAMLGISGTLPLACEQVATPAGLKARILDAAAADVRAGQTLARRSSLETGARWRAGIPAGWGWFAGVAAAAAVIFGVISIDQSQQRGALQRQVDSLGSQLEQARHDDVALQNEAQAGHAVMTALASGTYWTMGPHADANGKMWRCAVLQPPAHGHNGMLLATVPEPPRGMAYQVWITRKGTPHKAGMVMHGGMTMMDMSMPVQKGDIVAFSVEPMAGSKAPTTPYMMEMA from the coding sequence ATGAACGGCGACGCGCACGTCACCGATCTTGCCGCCGGCTACGCGCTTGGCGCGCTGACAGCGCACGAGCGGGGCTTGGTGGACGCGCATATCGCGCAGTGCGATGACTGTCGGGCTGACGTGATGGCGATGCTCGGCATCAGCGGCACCCTGCCGCTGGCGTGCGAGCAAGTCGCTACGCCTGCCGGACTGAAGGCCCGCATCCTCGATGCGGCCGCGGCTGATGTCCGCGCGGGTCAGACCCTTGCGCGGCGGAGCAGTCTGGAGACGGGCGCTCGTTGGCGCGCCGGCATCCCCGCGGGCTGGGGCTGGTTCGCGGGCGTGGCCGCAGCCGCCGCGGTCATCTTCGGCGTGATCTCGATCGACCAGTCGCAACAGCGCGGTGCGCTGCAACGACAAGTCGATTCGCTCGGATCGCAGCTCGAGCAGGCACGCCACGACGACGTCGCTTTGCAGAACGAGGCGCAGGCAGGCCACGCCGTGATGACGGCGTTGGCCAGCGGGACCTATTGGACGATGGGGCCGCATGCGGATGCCAATGGTAAGATGTGGCGCTGCGCCGTGCTGCAGCCTCCCGCGCACGGGCACAACGGCATGCTGCTTGCGACCGTGCCCGAGCCGCCGCGCGGCATGGCGTATCAGGTGTGGATCACGCGCAAGGGCACGCCGCACAAGGCGGGTATGGTGATGCACGGCGGCATGACGATGATGGACATGTCCATGCCCGTGCAAAAGGGCGACATCGTCGCGTTCAGCGTGGAGCCGATGGCGGGCAGCAAAGCGCCCACCACGCCCTACATGATGGAGATGGCGAT